Part of the Gracilimonas sp. genome is shown below.
TTTTGTGATGTACTTCACGGCAATCATCGCCAGCTATGTGCCGGTTCTTCAAATAGACCTGATACAATACTTTGGGGGAGCTGATAATGCCGTTTTATTCGGATTGAGCGGTATTGAAATGGCTTTTTTCGTTTGGATTGTCATTTTAATGATCTATGTGTATTTCGCTTCAACCTTACCTGTGTGGTTATTATTACAACCGCGCGATTTAATTAACGCTTATCAGCTGGTTCTGGGTTTGGGTATTTTATATTTGGGATTATTTGTGAGCAGTCCGGAAATTACTGCACCGGCAACCAATCCCGAAACTTCGGATGTGAGCTGGTTCCCACTTCTATTCATAACCATTGCCTGCGGTGCTATTTCCGGATTTCATGGATTAGTTTCTTCAGGAACAACTGCCAAGCAGCTGGATAATGAAACCGATGCGCGCTTTGTTGGGTACATCGGGGCTATAGGGGAAGGTTCACTGGCGCTTATCACCATTGTGGCAATTGTAACCTATTTCAACACCACCGGCGAATTTACGGATGTCTATCATTCCTTTTCGGAGGCGGGAGCCGTTGGGTTAACTATTTTTGTGGAAGGAGCCGCCCAATTAGCAACAGCACTGCTCATTCCTCTCGAAGCGGCAAAGACGATTATTGCTGTTATTGTGATCAGCTTCGCGGCAACCACGCTGGACACTTCCGTTCGGCTGATGCGCTATATCATTAACGAGTTGGGTGAAGAGTATGAAGTACAGCCCCTTACTAAACTTCACACCTCTACGCTGATTGCCGTTGGAGCCAGTGCAGCATTGGTTCTGCTCCCCGAAGGACCAAGAGGCCTGGGTTCCGGGGGGTACTTGCTGTGGCCGTTGTTTGGAACATCAAATCAGTTGTTGGCGGGAATTAGTTTACTGTTGGTGAGCATCTGGCTGAAGAGAAATGGACGAAGTATTGTGTACACCCTGGTACCTATGATTTTCTTGTTAATCATGACGCTTTGGGCCATGAGTAAACAGGTAATTTTTGACTGGTCGGGTTACGGTGATTCGGAAGGAAACATGCTGCTTTTTATTTTCGGAGCTGTCATTCTTGGATTCACGATTTGGATTATACTCGAAGCCATGGTCCTTGCACGGAAAATGAGTAAGGAAGAACCGACCGGTTAATCGTCTTGTTTTTTGTAATGGCTGATGAATCGTTGTTCATCATCCGCCTGCCCGATTAGTATAATTTCACTCTCAGAAGGAATCGGTTCTTTTGGATCCGGATTAATAACCTGCTTTCCGTCTTTTTGGTAGGCAATCACGTTACAGCCGGTTTTATTTCGGATGTCGCATTCAATAAGCGATTTACCCTGAATTTTAGAGGGAGTTTTAAGGCTGAATACGTTCAGCCCTTCAGCAATCATCACAATATCATTCTCTTCAAAAATATTAAAGATGGCATTCGCACCCATTGAGGCATAACTCATTACAAAATCAGCTCCGGCGCGGTGCAGGGTATGTACATTTCTTTCTAAAGTTGAACGGGAAATAATATGGATATTAGGGCGAAGGCTGCGGCAGTAAATGGTGAGATAAATGTTTACATCATCCAGATGAGAAGTGATGATAACGCTTGGGGCGGTTTCAATACCTGCTTTCTTCAGGGTTTCCAGGTCGGCGGCATCGCCGAGTATAAAGTTTTTAGAATTACGAATGCGTTCCGGATTCTTATCAACAATTTTAAACTTAATGTTTCTTCTCTTCAGGTGATAGGCAGCCGCCCTTCCTACACGTCCGGCACCGATAATTACAACCGGGTCATCACTGATGCTGTAAATACCGAATAGCTCGTCATACTTACGTAATTGCTGGACCGAGCCCGCCAAAACTAATACACTGTGACTTTTTATCTCCACTTCGGGGTGGG
Proteins encoded:
- a CDS encoding carbon starvation protein A; protein product: MQASWVAAASLVLFFIGYRYYSRFLAEKIYRLNPDFMTPAHEFSDEVDFVPTNKWVLLGHHFTSIAGAAPIVGPAIAVYWGWLPAMLWVVLGTIFAAGVHDFGTMVLSVRHKGQSVGTLADKLIGSRAKLLFLFIILILVLMVNAVFAWVISNLFISFPATVLSIFIQIPLAIWIGYRSFKKTGGMIIPTILVLFVMYFTAIIASYVPVLQIDLIQYFGGADNAVLFGLSGIEMAFFVWIVILMIYVYFASTLPVWLLLQPRDLINAYQLVLGLGILYLGLFVSSPEITAPATNPETSDVSWFPLLFITIACGAISGFHGLVSSGTTAKQLDNETDARFVGYIGAIGEGSLALITIVAIVTYFNTTGEFTDVYHSFSEAGAVGLTIFVEGAAQLATALLIPLEAAKTIIAVIVISFAATTLDTSVRLMRYIINELGEEYEVQPLTKLHTSTLIAVGASAALVLLPEGPRGLGSGGYLLWPLFGTSNQLLAGISLLLVSIWLKRNGRSIVYTLVPMIFLLIMTLWAMSKQVIFDWSGYGDSEGNMLLFIFGAVILGFTIWIILEAMVLARKMSKEEPTG